Proteins from one Mycobacterium sp. HUMS_12744610 genomic window:
- a CDS encoding MaoC/PaaZ C-terminal domain-containing protein, with translation MPIDVDVALAAELEPIEFSWTSSDVQLYHLGLGAGKDPMDPHELRYLVDDTPQVLPTFGNVAATFHMTTPPTVQFPGIDIELSKVLHASERIEVPAPLPPAGSARAVTRFTDIWDKGKAAVIWSETTVSAPDGTLLWTQKRSIFARGEGGFGGSRGPSGSDGAPDRAPDLEVAMPILPQQALLYRLCGDRNPLHSDPEFAAAAGFPRPILHGLCTYGMTCKAIADALLDGDAGAVAAYGARFAGVAFPGETLSVAIWKEDGRVMASVVAPSRDNAVVLSGVELIPA, from the coding sequence ATGCCCATCGACGTGGACGTCGCCCTGGCCGCCGAGCTGGAACCCATCGAATTCTCTTGGACCAGCAGCGATGTGCAGCTCTACCACCTCGGGCTGGGCGCCGGCAAAGATCCGATGGACCCCCACGAACTGCGTTACCTGGTCGACGACACACCGCAGGTGCTCCCGACGTTCGGCAACGTCGCCGCCACCTTCCACATGACCACACCGCCGACGGTGCAGTTCCCCGGCATCGACATCGAGCTGAGCAAGGTGCTGCACGCCAGCGAGCGGATCGAGGTGCCGGCACCGCTGCCGCCGGCGGGTTCGGCGCGCGCGGTGACCCGGTTCACAGACATCTGGGACAAGGGCAAGGCCGCGGTGATCTGGAGCGAGACCACGGTCAGCGCCCCGGACGGCACCCTGCTGTGGACGCAGAAGCGGTCCATCTTCGCCCGCGGCGAGGGCGGATTCGGCGGTTCACGCGGGCCGTCGGGATCGGACGGGGCTCCTGACCGGGCGCCCGATCTGGAAGTCGCGATGCCGATCCTGCCGCAACAAGCTCTGCTCTACCGGCTCTGCGGCGACCGCAATCCGCTGCACTCGGATCCGGAATTTGCTGCGGCAGCGGGCTTTCCGCGTCCCATCCTGCACGGCCTGTGCACCTACGGCATGACCTGCAAGGCAATCGCCGACGCCCTGCTCGACGGCGACGCCGGCGCGGTGGCCGCCTACGGGGCCCGCTTCGCCGGGGTGGCGTTCCCCGGTGAGACGCTCAGCGTCGCCATCTGGAAGGAAGACGGCCGTGTGATGGCCAGCGTGGTCGCGCCGTCGCGCGACAACGCCGTGGTGCTCTCCGGCGTCGAGCTGATTCCGGCCTAG
- the kstD gene encoding 3-oxosteroid 1-dehydrogenase produces MTAQEFDVVVVGSGGAGMVAALTAAHRGLSTIVVEKASHFGGSTARSGGGVWIPNNEVLQRYGVPDTAEAARTYLHGIVGDVVEPERIDAYLDRGPEMLSFVLKHTPLKMCWVPGYSDYYPEAPGGRAGGRSIEPKPFDARKLGADMAGLEPAYGKVPLNVVVMQQDYVRLNQLKRHPRGVVRSLKVGARTMWAKATGKNLVGMGRALIGPLRIGLRQAGVPVELNTALTDLCVEDGVVRGIYVRDTDAPESTEPRLIRARRGVILACGGFEHNEQMRVKYQRAPITTEWTVGAKANTGDGILAGEKLGAALDLMEDAWWGPTVPLVGAPWFALSERNSPGSIIVNMSGKRFMNESMPYVEACHHMYGGEYGQGPGPGENIPAWLVFDQQYRDRYIFAGLQPGQRIPRKWLDSGVIVQAETLEELAEKAGLPTSAFTDTVARFNGFARSGVDADFHRGESAYDKYYGDPTNKPNPNLGEISHAPYYAAKMVPGDLGTKGGIRTDLHGRALRDDGTIIEGLYAAGNVSAPVMGHTYPGPGGTIGPAMTFGYLAALHIAGEA; encoded by the coding sequence ATGACAGCGCAGGAGTTCGACGTCGTCGTGGTCGGCAGCGGCGGAGCCGGCATGGTAGCTGCCCTCACCGCCGCACACCGAGGCCTCTCGACGATAGTCGTCGAAAAGGCCTCTCATTTCGGCGGCTCCACCGCACGCTCGGGTGGGGGCGTGTGGATTCCCAACAACGAGGTGCTGCAGCGCTACGGCGTGCCCGACACCGCGGAGGCGGCCCGCACCTACCTGCACGGGATCGTCGGCGACGTCGTGGAGCCGGAGAGGATCGACGCCTACCTCGACCGCGGGCCCGAGATGCTGTCGTTCGTCCTCAAGCACACCCCGCTGAAGATGTGCTGGGTGCCGGGTTACTCCGACTACTACCCCGAGGCGCCGGGCGGGCGCGCGGGCGGGCGTTCGATCGAGCCCAAGCCGTTCGACGCCCGCAAGCTCGGGGCCGACATGGCCGGGCTGGAGCCGGCGTACGGCAAGGTCCCGCTCAACGTCGTTGTGATGCAGCAGGATTACGTGCGGCTCAACCAGCTCAAACGACACCCGCGCGGCGTGGTGCGCAGCCTGAAGGTCGGCGCGCGCACGATGTGGGCGAAGGCGACGGGCAAGAACCTCGTCGGCATGGGCCGAGCGCTGATCGGCCCGCTGCGGATCGGGCTGCGGCAGGCCGGCGTGCCGGTCGAGTTGAACACCGCACTCACCGACCTCTGCGTCGAGGACGGGGTGGTGCGCGGAATCTATGTGCGCGACACCGACGCACCCGAATCGACCGAGCCCCGGCTGATCCGGGCCCGGCGCGGCGTGATCCTGGCCTGCGGCGGATTCGAGCACAACGAACAGATGCGGGTGAAATATCAGCGGGCGCCGATCACCACCGAATGGACCGTCGGCGCCAAAGCGAACACCGGCGACGGCATCCTAGCCGGTGAAAAGCTGGGCGCAGCACTGGATTTGATGGAGGACGCGTGGTGGGGCCCGACGGTGCCGCTGGTGGGCGCACCGTGGTTCGCGCTCTCGGAGCGCAACTCGCCGGGCTCGATCATCGTCAACATGTCGGGCAAGCGGTTCATGAACGAATCGATGCCCTACGTCGAAGCCTGCCACCACATGTACGGCGGCGAGTACGGGCAGGGGCCCGGGCCGGGAGAGAACATCCCCGCGTGGCTGGTGTTCGACCAGCAGTACCGCGACCGCTACATCTTCGCCGGACTGCAACCCGGCCAGCGCATTCCACGCAAATGGCTGGACTCCGGGGTGATCGTCCAGGCGGAAACGCTCGAAGAGCTGGCCGAAAAGGCGGGACTGCCGACGTCGGCGTTCACCGACACGGTGGCGCGCTTCAACGGCTTCGCGCGTTCGGGCGTGGACGCCGACTTTCACCGGGGGGAGAGCGCCTACGACAAGTACTACGGTGACCCCACCAACAAGCCGAATCCCAACCTCGGCGAGATCAGCCACGCGCCGTACTATGCCGCCAAGATGGTTCCCGGGGACCTGGGCACCAAGGGCGGTATCCGCACCGACCTGCACGGCCGTGCGCTGCGCGACGACGGCACCATCATCGAAGGGCTCTACGCCGCAGGCAATGTCAGCGCCCCGGTGATGGGACACACCTATCCCGGCCCGGGCGGCACCATCGGTCCGGCCATGACCTTCGGGTATTTGGCCGCTCTACACATCGCGGGGGAAGCCTGA